From a region of the Synechococcus sp. RS9916 genome:
- the glnA gene encoding type I glutamate--ammonia ligase, whose amino-acid sequence MGKTAQDVLNTIKNEGIELIDLKFTDLHGKWQHLTVCTDLLDEDAFTDGLAFDGSSIRGWKAINASDMAMVPDPKSAWIDPFYRHKTLSMICSIMDPRTGEPYERCPRALAQKALNYLSSTGLADTAFFGPEPEFFLFDDVRYESSNGSSSYSVDSIEAPWNTNRVEEGGNLANKIQLKEGYFPVSPNDTSQDIRSEMLLTMGSLGVPIEKQHHEVATAQHELGMKFAELIQAADNVMTYKYVVRNVAKKYGKTATFMPKPIFADNGSGMHVHQSLWKAGAPLFFGEGTYANLSQTARWYIGGILKHAPSFLAFTNPTTNSYKRLVPGFEAPVNLVYSEGNRSAAVRIPLTGPSPKAKRLEFRSGDALANPYLAFSAMMMAGIDGIKNQIDPGDGVDVDLFELPADELAKIATVPASLNGALEALREDHHYLLEGGVFTKDFIDNWIEIKYEEVQQLRQRPHPHEFTMYYDA is encoded by the coding sequence ATGGGCAAGACCGCACAGGACGTTCTCAACACGATCAAGAACGAAGGCATTGAACTGATTGACCTCAAGTTCACTGACCTGCACGGCAAGTGGCAACACCTCACCGTTTGCACCGACCTGCTCGACGAGGACGCCTTCACCGACGGCCTCGCCTTCGACGGCTCATCCATTCGTGGTTGGAAAGCGATTAACGCCTCCGACATGGCGATGGTTCCGGATCCCAAGAGCGCATGGATCGATCCCTTCTATCGCCACAAAACACTGAGCATGATCTGCTCGATCATGGATCCGCGCACGGGCGAGCCCTATGAACGTTGCCCCCGTGCCCTGGCCCAGAAGGCTCTCAACTATCTGAGCAGCACCGGCCTTGCCGATACCGCGTTCTTCGGACCAGAACCCGAGTTCTTCCTGTTCGACGACGTTCGCTACGAGAGCAGCAACGGATCCAGTTCCTACAGCGTCGACTCGATCGAAGCCCCCTGGAACACCAACCGCGTGGAAGAGGGCGGCAACCTGGCCAACAAGATCCAGCTGAAGGAGGGTTACTTCCCCGTCAGCCCCAACGACACGTCACAGGACATCCGCAGCGAGATGCTGCTCACCATGGGTTCCTTGGGTGTGCCGATTGAGAAGCAACACCACGAAGTGGCCACCGCCCAGCACGAACTGGGAATGAAATTCGCGGAGCTGATTCAGGCTGCCGACAACGTCATGACGTACAAGTACGTCGTGCGCAACGTGGCGAAGAAGTACGGCAAAACCGCAACTTTCATGCCCAAGCCGATCTTTGCCGACAACGGCAGCGGCATGCACGTGCACCAGAGCCTCTGGAAGGCTGGAGCTCCCCTGTTCTTCGGTGAGGGCACCTACGCCAACCTCTCTCAGACAGCGCGCTGGTACATCGGCGGCATCCTGAAGCACGCCCCCTCCTTCCTGGCGTTTACCAACCCCACCACCAACAGCTACAAGCGCCTGGTGCCGGGCTTCGAAGCTCCTGTGAACCTGGTGTATTCCGAGGGCAACCGCTCTGCAGCCGTTCGCATCCCCCTCACCGGCCCCAGCCCCAAGGCCAAGCGTCTTGAGTTCCGCTCCGGCGACGCCCTCGCCAACCCTTATCTGGCCTTCAGCGCCATGATGATGGCCGGCATCGATGGCATCAAGAATCAGATCGATCCTGGCGACGGTGTCGATGTTGACCTGTTCGAACTGCCCGCAGACGAGCTGGCCAAGATCGCAACCGTGCCCGCTTCACTGAACGGCGCTCTCGAAGCTCTGCGTGAAGATCACCACTACCTGCTGGAAGGTGGGGTGTTCACCAAAGACTTCATCGACAACTGGATCGAGATCAAATACGAGGAAGTGCAGCAGCTGCGCCAGCGTCCTCACCCCCACGAGTTCACCATGTACTACGACGCCTGA
- a CDS encoding allophycocyanin subunit beta has product MRDAITGLIGRYDQLGRYLDRNAMDSIDGYLGEAELRLQAVELINREAAEIVREASQRLFKGDPELLLPGGNAYTTRRLAACLRDMDYFLRYASYALVAGDSTILNERVLNGLDDTYKSLGVPTGPTVRSIVLLADVLCEMLVAAGVSVERCAVVRQPFDHMAKGLAATDVRLR; this is encoded by the coding sequence ATGCGTGATGCCATCACCGGGTTGATCGGTCGTTACGACCAGCTCGGTCGCTATCTCGATCGCAATGCCATGGACAGCATTGATGGCTATCTGGGTGAGGCTGAGCTGCGCCTCCAGGCTGTTGAGTTGATCAACAGGGAAGCTGCCGAAATCGTTCGCGAGGCCAGTCAGCGCCTGTTCAAAGGCGATCCTGAGCTGTTGCTTCCAGGTGGAAACGCTTACACCACGCGTCGCTTGGCTGCTTGCTTGCGGGACATGGATTATTTCCTTCGTTACGCCAGCTACGCCCTGGTCGCGGGCGACAGCACGATCCTGAATGAGCGTGTTCTGAACGGTCTCGACGACACCTACAAGAGCCTCGGCGTGCCCACCGGCCCCACGGTGCGCAGCATCGTTTTGCTGGCCGATGTGTTGTGCGAAATGCTGGTGGCGGCTGGGGTGTCTGTTGAACGTTGCGCAGTGGTGCGTCAGCCCTTTGATCACATGGCGAAGGGTCTTGCTGCCACTGATGTGCGTTTGCGCTAA
- a CDS encoding alanine--glyoxylate aminotransferase family protein encodes MATPHSHLPVDPCHRSSLAPIATPDRLLLGPGPSNAHPTVLQSLSRTPIGHLDPLYVELMAEVQELLRYAWQTDNRLTLPMSGTGSAAMEATLANTVEPGDRVLVAVKGYFGNRLVDMAGRYRADVRVVEKPWGEAFSLDELEAALIEHKPAILAMVHAETSTGICQPMDGVGDLCRKHNCLLLLDTVTSLGGVPLFLDAWKVDLAYSCSQKGLSCPPGLGPFTMGPRAEEKLAARKDKVPNWYLDVSLLNQYWGSNRVYHHTAPVNMNFGMREALRLLAEEGLEQSWSRHRSNAEALWSGLEGLGLVMHAPVELRLPTLTTVRIPEGVDGKAFTQHLLDNHGIEVGGGLGTLAGKIWRIGLMGYNSTPENVNRLLNLFETELPKFRQPAVAAA; translated from the coding sequence TTGGCGACACCGCACTCTCACCTCCCGGTTGATCCGTGCCATCGCAGCTCTTTGGCCCCGATCGCCACGCCCGATCGGTTGCTCCTCGGCCCAGGCCCGTCGAACGCGCATCCCACAGTTCTTCAGTCGCTCTCCCGCACACCCATTGGCCATCTGGATCCGCTCTATGTGGAGCTGATGGCCGAGGTGCAGGAATTGCTGCGCTACGCCTGGCAAACCGATAACCGTCTCACCCTCCCCATGAGTGGCACCGGTAGTGCCGCCATGGAAGCGACCCTGGCCAACACAGTGGAGCCCGGTGATCGGGTTCTGGTGGCCGTCAAGGGGTACTTCGGCAATCGCCTTGTCGATATGGCCGGTCGTTATCGCGCTGATGTGCGTGTGGTGGAAAAGCCCTGGGGCGAAGCCTTTTCGCTCGATGAGCTTGAAGCTGCTCTGATCGAGCACAAACCAGCGATTCTCGCCATGGTTCATGCCGAGACATCGACTGGTATCTGCCAGCCCATGGATGGGGTGGGCGATCTTTGCCGCAAGCACAACTGTTTGCTGTTGCTCGATACGGTCACGTCCTTGGGAGGTGTTCCCCTGTTCCTGGATGCTTGGAAGGTCGATCTGGCCTACAGCTGCAGCCAGAAGGGGCTGAGCTGCCCTCCGGGCCTGGGTCCATTCACCATGGGTCCTCGAGCCGAAGAGAAGTTGGCTGCCCGCAAAGACAAGGTGCCCAACTGGTACCTCGATGTTTCTCTCCTCAATCAGTACTGGGGCAGCAATCGTGTGTATCACCACACAGCTCCCGTCAACATGAACTTCGGTATGCGTGAGGCCCTGCGCCTCCTCGCTGAAGAGGGGCTGGAGCAGTCTTGGTCTCGGCATCGCAGCAATGCCGAAGCGCTTTGGTCTGGCCTGGAAGGTTTGGGTCTGGTGATGCACGCTCCCGTCGAGCTGCGACTGCCCACGCTCACCACGGTGCGGATTCCGGAGGGCGTGGATGGCAAGGCCTTCACCCAGCACCTACTCGATAACCACGGCATTGAAGTCGGCGGTGGTCTTGGCACACTGGCCGGAAAGATCTGGCGGATCGGCCTGATGGGTTACAACTCCACTCCGGAGAATGTGAACCGCTTGCTCAATCTGTTTGAGACCGAGCTGCCGAAGTTCCGTCAGCCCGCCGTCGCCGCAGCCTGA
- a CDS encoding nucleoside deaminase, with protein MLSEDQQRFWMGLLLQRAEAIGRQGEVPVSALVLDGKGRCIGFGGNTRERDQDPLGHAELVAIRQATVLRGDWRLNDCTLLVTLEPCPMCAGALVQARMGQVIYGARDPKRGAMGGTIDLSQHPSAHHHMKVIGGVLEEEASTMLAQWFRLRRRRADGTSAARSQTD; from the coding sequence GTGCTCAGTGAGGACCAGCAACGGTTCTGGATGGGCCTGCTGCTGCAGCGCGCCGAAGCGATCGGACGACAAGGCGAAGTGCCCGTGAGCGCTCTCGTGCTCGATGGCAAGGGGCGCTGCATCGGCTTCGGAGGAAACACCAGGGAACGGGATCAGGATCCCCTTGGCCACGCCGAATTGGTGGCCATCCGCCAGGCCACTGTCTTGCGGGGGGACTGGCGACTGAACGACTGCACCCTGTTGGTCACCCTGGAACCCTGCCCAATGTGTGCCGGCGCTCTGGTGCAGGCTCGGATGGGGCAAGTGATCTACGGCGCCAGAGACCCCAAGCGGGGTGCGATGGGAGGAACGATCGACCTCAGCCAACACCCGAGCGCTCATCACCACATGAAGGTGATTGGCGGGGTGTTGGAGGAGGAGGCCAGCACGATGCTGGCCCAGTGGTTCAGGCTGCGGCGACGGCGGGCTGACGGAACTTCGGCAGCTCGGTCTCAAACAGATTGA
- a CDS encoding aminotransferase class V-fold PLP-dependent enzyme, with product MNVVDRESLVGHLKPATTELLAPFASPQGLDPDLERFLHATASQLCRWLGHASSGGPLPNLSVLPAVAPEPDGLGMDRLLEDLQQVMDGSFQPSHPGSLAHLDPPPLTASIAADLICAGLNNNLLAEELSPSLSRLERQLCGWFCSRLGLPDSAGGVAASGGSLSNLNALVVARQAVGLAQNPDAVVFASIDAHVSLAKAVRVMGLRDDALQMIPVDDNGCLQLDGLEERLQALRLQHRPCLAVVATAGTTVRGAIDPLQALAELCAREQLWLHVDAAIGGVFALAEATAPMFEGLGQAQSITVNPQKVLGITKTSSLLLVAERKALADAFATGLPYMEPAWGESHGGEQGLQGTRPAEVLKLWLGLRQLGESGIAAVLSAAVDRRRILQGQLDHDRLRLRTGPLHLLAVRPVRGDQAAIEGWSLHTRQRLLDHQLMLSRPLYEGAYHLKAVLGNPHTQADHLHQLAEILNASTAGLH from the coding sequence ATGAACGTTGTTGATCGCGAGTCTTTGGTCGGCCATCTGAAGCCAGCAACGACCGAGCTCCTCGCTCCCTTCGCGTCTCCGCAAGGTCTCGACCCCGATCTGGAGCGTTTCCTCCATGCCACTGCGAGCCAGCTCTGCCGCTGGCTTGGTCATGCCTCAAGCGGTGGCCCCCTTCCGAATCTGTCCGTGCTGCCCGCGGTCGCCCCTGAGCCTGATGGTCTTGGTATGGACCGGCTGCTGGAGGACCTCCAGCAGGTGATGGATGGCTCGTTTCAGCCTTCCCACCCCGGCTCTCTCGCCCACCTCGACCCCCCACCGCTGACGGCGTCGATCGCGGCCGATCTGATCTGCGCCGGTCTGAACAACAATTTGCTCGCTGAGGAGCTCTCTCCCAGCCTCAGTCGTTTGGAGCGTCAGTTGTGTGGCTGGTTCTGCTCTCGTTTGGGTTTACCGGACAGTGCTGGTGGCGTGGCGGCCAGCGGCGGCAGCCTTAGCAATCTCAACGCGCTCGTGGTGGCCCGCCAGGCTGTTGGACTGGCCCAGAACCCCGATGCGGTGGTGTTCGCGAGCATCGATGCCCATGTCTCCCTCGCCAAAGCGGTGCGGGTGATGGGGTTGCGCGACGACGCCCTGCAGATGATTCCGGTGGATGACAACGGTTGTCTGCAGCTGGATGGTCTCGAGGAGCGTCTGCAGGCGTTGCGCCTTCAGCACCGCCCGTGTCTGGCTGTGGTGGCCACCGCTGGAACAACAGTGCGCGGCGCCATCGATCCCTTGCAAGCTCTCGCCGAGCTTTGTGCTCGCGAGCAACTATGGCTTCATGTCGATGCTGCCATCGGGGGCGTCTTTGCATTGGCCGAGGCCACAGCGCCAATGTTCGAAGGGTTGGGTCAGGCGCAGTCGATCACTGTGAACCCCCAGAAAGTGCTGGGCATCACCAAAACTTCCTCATTGCTGCTGGTTGCAGAGCGCAAAGCCCTCGCGGATGCATTTGCGACTGGGCTGCCCTACATGGAGCCCGCCTGGGGTGAAAGTCATGGTGGAGAGCAAGGTCTGCAGGGAACACGCCCCGCTGAGGTTTTGAAGCTCTGGCTGGGTTTGCGACAACTTGGCGAAAGCGGCATTGCGGCAGTGCTCAGTGCTGCTGTCGATCGGCGCAGGATTTTGCAAGGCCAGCTGGATCACGACCGGTTGCGACTGCGCACCGGTCCGCTCCACCTTTTGGCTGTCCGACCTGTTCGCGGGGACCAGGCTGCGATCGAGGGCTGGTCATTGCATACCCGGCAGCGTCTGCTGGACCATCAATTGATGCTCTCGCGGCCCCTCTATGAAGGTGCCTACCACCTCAAAGCTGTGCTCGGAAATCCGCACACCCAGGCTGATCATCTGCACCAGCTGGCTGAGATCCTGAACGCATCCACTGCGGGGCTTCACTAA
- a CDS encoding YcjF family protein gives MKGNKRWLFWAGGALIALVVLGMVLQALRNLLWDLSYWLPPWMVGPVLLLAAALVVALITQIGWPWFQAWKRRQDQPRQSTAELPPPPDTRRKAAEQSLESIDRLLDKLDDAVSREGLRQERERVARELQRGDLTVVVFGTGSSGKTSLIRALLNEIVGDVGASMGTTTKTQTYRLRLKGLQRGLQLIDTPGILESGRDGREREREARRRASRADLMLVVVDGDLRAAELDVTRHLASLGKRLLLVLNKCDLRGEEEEKRLIALLQQRCADLLSPADVIATSACPQSLPRPGKQPLQPPPEVEALLRRLASVLHADGDELLADNILLQCRHLGATGRQLLDQQRQTEARRCVDRYSWISGGLVAATPLPGVDLLGTAAVNAQMVIEVAAVYGVTLTRQRAQDLAVSVGRTLAGVGVVKGGVSLIGTALSLNLPTLLVGRAVQGVAAAWLTRIAGASFITYFQQDQDWGDGGMQDVVQRHYDLNRRDSALERFLQTAVRRVVEPLQRQVQRQLPPRPGPRAEVDASDRGSREP, from the coding sequence GTGAAAGGCAACAAGCGCTGGCTGTTCTGGGCAGGTGGTGCCCTGATCGCCCTGGTGGTGTTGGGCATGGTGCTGCAGGCCTTGCGCAATCTGCTCTGGGATCTCAGCTACTGGCTCCCGCCATGGATGGTGGGGCCAGTGCTGTTGTTGGCTGCTGCTCTGGTGGTGGCCCTGATCACGCAGATCGGTTGGCCATGGTTTCAAGCCTGGAAGCGCCGCCAGGATCAGCCGCGCCAGAGCACGGCGGAATTACCACCGCCTCCTGATACCCGGCGCAAAGCCGCTGAGCAGAGTCTGGAAAGCATCGATCGTTTGCTGGACAAACTTGACGACGCAGTGAGCCGGGAAGGGCTGCGTCAAGAACGGGAACGGGTGGCGCGCGAACTCCAACGCGGTGACCTCACGGTGGTGGTGTTTGGCACCGGATCCAGCGGAAAGACCTCATTAATTCGCGCGTTGCTCAACGAGATCGTTGGCGACGTCGGTGCCTCGATGGGAACGACCACCAAGACCCAGACCTACCGATTGCGATTGAAGGGGCTGCAACGAGGGCTGCAGCTGATCGACACACCGGGAATTCTTGAAAGTGGCCGCGATGGCCGTGAACGGGAACGAGAGGCCCGTCGCCGCGCCAGTCGTGCCGATCTGATGCTGGTGGTGGTGGATGGCGATCTCCGCGCCGCTGAGCTGGACGTCACACGCCATCTCGCCAGCCTCGGCAAACGCCTGCTGTTGGTGCTCAATAAATGCGACCTGCGCGGGGAGGAGGAGGAGAAACGCCTGATCGCACTCCTGCAACAACGTTGTGCCGACCTACTGAGCCCTGCTGATGTGATTGCGACGAGCGCTTGCCCGCAGTCGTTGCCACGGCCTGGCAAACAACCACTGCAACCACCCCCAGAGGTGGAGGCCCTGCTACGGCGGCTGGCCAGCGTCTTGCATGCCGACGGTGACGAACTGCTTGCCGACAACATCCTTCTCCAATGTCGTCATCTGGGCGCAACGGGCCGACAGCTTCTGGATCAACAACGCCAGACGGAAGCCCGCCGTTGCGTCGATCGCTACAGCTGGATCAGTGGGGGATTGGTGGCCGCCACACCGCTACCGGGCGTGGATCTCCTGGGCACAGCAGCGGTGAATGCCCAGATGGTGATCGAAGTGGCTGCTGTGTATGGGGTCACGTTGACCCGCCAACGGGCCCAAGATCTCGCCGTCTCCGTTGGCCGCACCCTGGCCGGAGTGGGCGTGGTGAAAGGAGGAGTCTCCCTGATTGGCACCGCGTTAAGCCTGAATCTGCCCACCCTGCTGGTGGGACGGGCCGTGCAGGGGGTTGCTGCTGCCTGGCTCACCCGCATCGCAGGGGCCAGCTTCATCACCTATTTCCAACAAGACCAAGACTGGGGAGATGGTGGAATGCAAGACGTTGTGCAGCGCCACTACGACCTCAATCGACGCGATTCAGCGTTGGAGCGTTTCCTGCAAACGGCAGTGCGCCGGGTTGTGGAGCCATTGCAACGGCAGGTGCAGCGGCAGCTTCCACCTCGGCCAGGGCCTCGGGCGGAGGTGGACGCATCGGACCGCGGGAGTCGAGAACCGTGA
- a CDS encoding transglycosylase domain-containing protein, with protein sequence MSTTNADVSRGEPGSSSNPGQWQLLIHQGDQPDRCLTLHGGLYRIGRDQTLEIALDHGAVSRVHAVLERNGRRWRLKDLQSTNGLWWKGRRVQTLELRDGDRVALAPETESSAPVLQFQHPAERWRRRLERSLAAVVLAGLGGGGLLLLLAAVTLPVRGRLAAVQGPIAIYDRNNIPLHSIDSSRHRELPALGSFSPSLVDALLSSEDNRFWWHPGVDPIGTLRAFLTNFSGGALKEGGSSLTQQLARSLYPDLVGQGDTLGRKWRELLVALQLESRFSKGELLLSYLNRVYLGVGWGFEDAAQIYFGRSASDLSLEQAALLVGLLPSPNGYDPCRFPQRALEARNRVLNKMADAGRLSLAQARQARRRPVQLAPEACTAQAQRRAAPFYTDQVRRDLGALVGPDVAAEGNFLIETHLDPAVQEVVERQLRQLLQASRSLGVGEGAAVVLDSRNGGVLAIAGGKDYRNSQFNRASMALRQPGSTFKLMTYLAALERGLKPNDSIDCNPLSWGGQRFNSGCVGQLSLTRAFASSSNTATLRLAKRVGLDQVVQQARKLGITTPLDPVPGLVLGQSEVRLIEMTAAYAGIANDGVWHPPSTIRRLVDAETCRLEQLTQCGSVGGGTTAIAGARQAVAPKVARSMQALLRSVVQNGTGRNASLGGLEGGKTGTTNDGRDLLFIGYEPSRHWVLGIWLGNDDNRPTAASSALAATLWGDIMRATRPNSSTTR encoded by the coding sequence ATGAGCACCACAAACGCTGACGTCAGTCGGGGCGAGCCTGGCAGCAGTTCCAATCCAGGGCAGTGGCAACTGCTGATTCATCAGGGGGATCAGCCCGACAGATGCCTCACCCTGCATGGCGGCCTCTATCGCATTGGACGCGACCAAACCCTTGAGATTGCACTGGACCACGGCGCCGTCAGCAGGGTTCATGCCGTGCTCGAACGGAACGGGCGCCGTTGGCGGCTGAAGGATCTGCAATCCACCAATGGGTTGTGGTGGAAAGGGCGGCGTGTGCAGACCTTGGAGCTCCGCGATGGTGATCGTGTCGCCTTAGCGCCTGAAACTGAAAGCAGTGCTCCAGTGCTGCAGTTTCAGCACCCAGCCGAACGCTGGCGCCGTCGCTTGGAACGGAGCTTGGCCGCGGTGGTGCTCGCAGGTTTGGGGGGAGGCGGCTTATTGCTGTTGTTGGCGGCCGTGACCTTGCCGGTGCGGGGACGCCTGGCGGCGGTGCAGGGACCGATTGCGATTTACGACCGCAACAACATTCCGCTGCATTCGATCGACTCCAGTCGCCACCGCGAACTTCCTGCCCTCGGGAGCTTTTCGCCCTCCCTGGTCGATGCTCTGCTGAGCAGCGAAGACAACCGCTTCTGGTGGCATCCGGGTGTGGACCCGATTGGCACGCTGCGGGCATTCCTCACCAACTTCAGCGGTGGCGCATTGAAAGAAGGCGGCAGCAGCTTGACGCAACAGCTGGCTCGCAGTCTTTACCCGGATCTCGTCGGCCAAGGCGACACCCTTGGGCGCAAATGGAGGGAACTGCTCGTCGCGCTTCAGCTGGAGAGCCGTTTCAGCAAAGGTGAGCTGCTGCTCAGCTATCTGAACCGGGTCTATCTCGGAGTGGGCTGGGGTTTTGAAGATGCGGCACAGATTTACTTTGGACGCTCCGCTTCGGATCTGAGCCTTGAGCAAGCGGCTCTGCTGGTGGGTCTGCTGCCATCCCCCAACGGGTATGACCCCTGCCGTTTTCCCCAACGCGCTCTCGAAGCGCGAAACCGCGTGCTCAACAAAATGGCCGATGCCGGTCGGCTTTCCCTGGCGCAAGCGCGGCAGGCACGTCGCCGACCCGTGCAACTCGCACCCGAAGCCTGCACGGCTCAAGCACAACGGCGAGCAGCGCCCTTCTATACCGATCAAGTGCGCCGCGATCTGGGAGCACTGGTGGGCCCCGATGTGGCAGCGGAAGGCAATTTCCTCATCGAGACCCATCTCGATCCTGCGGTGCAAGAGGTGGTAGAGCGGCAACTGCGCCAGCTCCTGCAGGCATCCCGGAGCCTCGGCGTTGGCGAAGGGGCTGCCGTGGTGCTCGACAGCCGCAACGGCGGAGTGCTGGCCATTGCCGGAGGCAAGGACTACCGCAACAGTCAGTTCAACCGCGCCTCCATGGCCCTGCGCCAACCGGGCAGCACCTTCAAGCTGATGACCTACCTGGCAGCGCTCGAACGGGGCCTGAAACCGAACGACAGCATTGACTGCAATCCTCTGAGCTGGGGCGGACAACGCTTCAACAGTGGTTGCGTCGGCCAGCTGAGCCTGACCCGGGCATTTGCCTCCAGCAGCAACACCGCCACGTTGCGGTTAGCCAAGCGAGTCGGACTCGATCAGGTGGTGCAGCAAGCGCGCAAACTGGGGATCACGACTCCGCTCGACCCGGTGCCCGGTCTGGTGCTGGGACAAAGCGAGGTGCGATTGATCGAAATGACCGCCGCGTATGCAGGCATCGCCAACGATGGCGTTTGGCATCCACCCAGCACGATCCGACGGTTAGTGGATGCCGAGACCTGCCGACTGGAGCAGCTCACGCAATGCGGCAGCGTTGGGGGTGGGACTACCGCCATCGCAGGAGCAAGACAAGCTGTCGCTCCCAAAGTGGCCAGGTCCATGCAGGCCCTTCTGCGCAGCGTGGTGCAAAACGGCACAGGCCGTAACGCCTCCCTAGGAGGCCTCGAAGGTGGCAAAACCGGTACAACCAATGACGGCCGGGATTTGTTGTTCATCGGCTACGAGCCCAGCCGTCATTGGGTGCTGGGAATCTGGCTCGGAAACGATGACAACCGACCCACCGCTGCCTCCAGTGCCTTGGCAGCCACGCTCTGGGGAGACATCATGCGGGCGACAAGACCGAACAGCAGCACAACACGCTGA
- the lspA gene encoding signal peptidase II — MRPLRPLPSQLARRPLLLITLVIVVIDQASKAWVCAHLQPGLPAPFLPGLLQLRWVRNTGAAFSLFRDSTLVLGLLSLVVALGVAVWIWKSRQQPFWQGLALAFLLGGTVGNGIDRWSLGHVTDFLELVPINFPIFNGADIAINLAVACFVIDALTRRHEHHKR, encoded by the coding sequence ATGCGTCCCTTGCGCCCCCTACCCAGCCAGCTGGCCCGCAGACCGCTGTTGCTGATCACTTTGGTGATTGTGGTGATCGATCAGGCCAGCAAGGCTTGGGTCTGCGCCCATTTGCAGCCAGGACTTCCCGCACCCTTTTTGCCTGGTCTGTTGCAGCTGCGCTGGGTGCGCAATACAGGAGCAGCCTTCAGTCTGTTCCGTGATTCCACTCTCGTGTTGGGGTTGCTGAGCTTGGTGGTGGCCCTAGGGGTGGCGGTCTGGATCTGGAAGAGTCGACAACAACCGTTTTGGCAGGGCCTGGCGCTGGCCTTCCTGCTGGGGGGAACCGTGGGAAATGGCATTGATCGCTGGAGTCTTGGCCACGTGACCGACTTTCTCGAGCTGGTGCCAATCAACTTTCCGATCTTCAATGGCGCCGATATCGCCATCAATCTGGCCGTTGCCTGCTTCGTGATCGATGCGCTGACACGCCGCCATGAGCACCACAAACGCTGA
- a CDS encoding biotin transporter BioY translates to MRALATWSGAFAGLMLILVGGLVPAAFVVPTNPLQVLPLPSTWQVPALLVCTLVCGPRSGVIAAMAYLTVGLVDLPVFHEGGGLGYLLNPGFGYLAGFVPAAWLCGRLSQQDGMNELGRLSLAALAGLLMIQACGVLNLLIGALFGRWSEPLAQLIFSYSLGPLPAQMALCVAAGLLALPLRRLLLVE, encoded by the coding sequence GTGCGGGCACTGGCCACCTGGAGCGGCGCTTTCGCCGGCCTGATGTTGATCCTCGTGGGCGGCCTCGTTCCCGCAGCGTTTGTGGTTCCAACCAATCCTTTGCAGGTGTTGCCCCTCCCCAGCACCTGGCAAGTGCCCGCTCTGTTGGTCTGCACCCTGGTCTGCGGACCCCGTTCAGGGGTCATTGCCGCCATGGCTTATCTCACCGTTGGCCTGGTGGATCTGCCGGTGTTTCATGAAGGCGGTGGTCTCGGCTATTTGCTCAATCCAGGATTCGGCTACCTGGCCGGCTTCGTGCCTGCGGCCTGGCTCTGCGGCCGTCTCTCCCAGCAAGACGGCATGAATGAATTGGGGCGACTGAGCTTGGCCGCCCTGGCAGGACTTCTGATGATTCAGGCCTGTGGTGTGCTCAACCTGCTGATTGGCGCTTTGTTTGGCCGATGGAGTGAGCCATTGGCACAGTTGATCTTCAGCTACAGCCTTGGGCCGCTGCCGGCCCAGATGGCGTTGTGTGTGGCCGCAGGCCTGCTGGCACTTCCGCTACGCCGCCTCCTGCTGGTCGAATGA
- a CDS encoding NAD(P)H dehydrogenase assembly family protein → MDVSIGDQVRLARRLSYLKTADPMPMLRPPDLVTSDELGEVVGLRPMQTAAVRFRRGTFLLPIDHLSPADAGSASASPASVPTDHQGP, encoded by the coding sequence ATGGACGTTTCAATCGGTGATCAGGTGCGCCTGGCGCGACGTCTGTCGTACCTCAAAACAGCCGATCCAATGCCGATGTTGCGTCCCCCCGATCTGGTGACCAGCGATGAGCTGGGTGAAGTGGTTGGTTTAAGGCCCATGCAAACCGCAGCGGTGCGCTTCCGCAGGGGCACCTTTCTTTTGCCAATCGACCATCTCAGTCCTGCTGATGCGGGATCGGCCTCTGCCTCTCCTGCTTCTGTTCCCACTGATCACCAAGGGCCCTGA